A genomic region of Melanotaenia boesemani isolate fMelBoe1 chromosome 21, fMelBoe1.pri, whole genome shotgun sequence contains the following coding sequences:
- the lrrc3ca gene encoding leucine-rich repeat-containing protein 3B, translated as MPLLADWLLRHSVVMCLLLHSLVLMTFCFHHAATTCSKRCYCSESESGSKTVRCSNLQLTEIPQDIPNDTQHVYLDFNLFTTVPANAFAGLTHLVELDLSHNELSQLEPGAFRGLGSSLQFLDLSSNKLVNFNPDAFEGLRSRANLTNNPWHCDCNLQMALPRVDLEPASLTGIVCQTSDPEEIDVQGLAFLLKPEVDLCVVMKRTTDVAMLVVMFGWFTMVISYLVYYVRANQEDARRHLEYLKSLPSRQGKSEESSTISTVV; from the coding sequence ATGCCACTGCTGGCAGACTGGCTACTGCGCCACTCGGTGGTCATGTGTTTGCTGCTGCACAGTTTGGTCTTAATGACCTTCTGCTTCCATCATGCTGCCACCACCTGCTCCAAGAGGTGCTATTGCTCTGAGAGTGAGAGTGGTAGTAAGACGGTGCGCTGCAGCAATCTGCAGCTCACGGAGATCCCGCAGGACATCCCTAATGACACACAACATGTCTACCTGGACTTCAACCTATTCACCACAGTTCCAGCAAATGCGTTTGCAGGCTTAACCCACCTGGTTGAACTGGACCTATCACACAATGAATTAAGTCAGCTAGAACCTGGTGCTTTCAGAGGCCTGGGCTCCTCTCTACAGTTCCTGGATTTGTCTTCTAACAAGTTAGTTAACTTTAACCCCGATGCCTTTGAGGGTCTGCGATCTCGTGCTAATTTAACAAACAATCCATGGCATTGTGACTGCAATTTACAGATGGCTTTGCCTCGTGTGGACTTGGAGCCTGCATCACTAACAGGCATTGTGTGCCAGACTTCTGATCCAGAGGAAATAGATGTTCAAGGACTTGCTTTCTTGTTGAAACCAGAGGTAGACCTATGCgtggtgatgaagaggactacAGATGTAGCCATGCTGGTTGTTATGTTTGGCTGGTTCACCATGGTAATCTCTTACCTGGTCTACTATGTCAGGGCTAATCAGGAGGACGCCCGCAGACACCTGGAGTATCTCAAGTCATTGCCCAGCAGGCAGGGCAAATCTGAGGAGTCTTCCACTATTAGCACTGTGGTATAG